The following coding sequences are from one Alosa alosa isolate M-15738 ecotype Scorff River chromosome 3, AALO_Geno_1.1, whole genome shotgun sequence window:
- the nyx gene encoding nyctalopin, translating to MILIVIGVSSLLLPHALALWACTRSCPPRCTCTEEKSCSVLCDRSALGDLPKEFPCEASAINLDKNSLKFLAERAFGTLPSLRLLSLDHNNISFITPGAFKGLPNLVDLRMANNEYISYLHTRTFTSLGRLVRLDISNCNLFSMPDRIFIEQVDLRELFCFQNMFRRVPSALRDMENLTHVYLERNKIEAVAYNSLLGLLNLKYLNLQENRITTIHDNSFQDLRKLENFYLNDNLLSELPQYTFRGLVSLKMLNLGGNFLSNVSRTWFGDLVELEVLYLDRNRLLFIEEGAFENLTSLITLHLNSNNLTILPLPTFQPIYFVGHLYLFRNPWECDCSLEWLKEWKENYKLVRDIPCASPSSVAGLDLSEVVYTRLNGTCIDPGERNLTTAAPETPTTESKLNSLISKLLQQELKEEATNSSESFRNGTVAESQVSAGIRLIGSGQWLLLLLFACLHIGQSGTLMVFYQLCDRP from the exons ATGATTCTAATAGTGATAGGCG tgtcctccctcctcctgccccACGCGCTGGCCCTGTGGGCGTGCACACGTTCCTGCCCGCCCCGCTGCACGTGCACGGAGGAGAAGAGCTGCAGCGTGCTGTGTGACCGCTCGGCCTTGGGCGACCTGCCCAAGGAGTTCCCCTGCGAGGCGTCTGCCATCAACCTGGACAAGAACAGCCTCAAGTTCCTGGCGGAGCGCGCGTTCGGGACGCTGCCCTCACTGCGCTTGCTCTCGCTGGACCACAACAACATCTCTTTCATCACGCCAGGGGCTTTCAAAGGGCTGCCCAACTTGGTGGATCTCCGCATGGCCAACAACGAGTACATCAGCTACCTGCACACGCGCACCTTCACCTCCCTCGGGCGCCTGGTGCGGCTAGACATATCCAACTGCAACCTCTTCAGCATGCCCGACCGCATCTTCATTGAGCAGGTGGACCTTCGCGAGCTGTTCTGCTTCCAGAACATGTTCCGGCGTGTTCCGAGCGCCCTTCGGGACATGGAGAACCTGACACACGTGTACCTGGAGCGGAACAAGATCGAAGCGGTGGCCTACAACTCCCTGCTGGGCCTCCTCAACCTGAAGTACCTGAACTTGCAGGAGAACCGCATCACGACAATCCACGACAACTCCTTCCAGGACCTGCGCAAGCTCGAGAACTTCTACCTGAACGACAACCTGCTCTCCGAACTGCCCCAGTACACCTTCAGAGGCCTCGTCTCCCTCAAGATGCTCAACCTCGGAGGGAACTTCCTCTCCAACGTATCCCGGACCTGGTTCGGCGATCTGGTGGAGCTAGAGGTGCTCTACCTGGACCGCAACCGCCTGCTGTTCATCGAGGAGGGCGCGTTTGAGAACCTCACCAGCCTCATCACGCTGCACCTCAACAGCAACAACCTCACCATCCTGCCCCTCCCCACCTTCCAGCCCATCTACTTCGTCGGGCACCTGTACCTCTTCCGCAACCCCTGGGAATGTGACTGCAGTCTTGAGTGGCTTAAGGAGTGGAAAGAAAACTACAAGCTGGTGCGAGACATCCCCTGTGCCAGCCCATCGTCCGTGGCCGGCCTTGACCTCAGCGAGGTGGTGTACACCCGCCTCAATGGCACCTGCATAGACCCAGGAGAACGGAACCTGACCACGGCCGCTCCCGAGACCCCCACCACAGAGAGCAAGCTCAACAGTCTCATCTCCAAGCTGCTCCAGCAGGAGCTCAAGGAGGAGGCCACAAACTCCTCGGAGAGCTTCCGCAACGGAACCGTGGCCGAGAGCCAGGTGTCGGCCGGAATACGCCTTATTGGGTCTGGCCAATGGCTGCTGCTGTTATTGTTTGCTTGTCTGCACATTGGCCAGTCAGGCACCTTGATGGTGTTTTATCAGCTTTGTGACAGGCCATGA